In one Gracilinanus agilis isolate LMUSP501 chromosome 6, AgileGrace, whole genome shotgun sequence genomic region, the following are encoded:
- the LOC123251307 gene encoding putative N-acetyltransferase 8B — MPARAKDLADGDRDVRVQVRPMVPGDEAATRGLLAMVAAELGSAVGNRMVWRPWFLLLLGCGFALLAASSRSLLLPLLVLALLLAVGYPALAHVWALYVHQDMSLGLGASGATGFRFWVAVDAEGSVVGTVGVSGIGESGDGKLELRSLAVGPKHRGHGVGRALCQAVLAFARDHPGCRVVVLDTHMLHGPAQRLVSSLGFHPGPARLQPTLSGFLANLPVIRYHHALAGNSTEEDSPGGED, encoded by the coding sequence ATGCCGGCCAGGGCCAAGGACCTCGCTGATGGCGATAGGGATGTACGGGTGCAGGTCCGGCCGATGGTTCCAGGGGACGAGGCTGCCACCCGAGGACTCTTGGCAATGGTGGCGGCAGAGTTGGGCTCGGCCGTTGGAAACCGGATGGTGTGGCGGCCGTGGTTCCTGCTGCTACTAGGTTGTGGCTTTGCGCTCCTGGCAGCCTCATCCCGGTCCCTGTTGCTGCCCTTGCTGGTACTGGCGCTGCTCCTGGCTGTTGGCTACCCTGCCCTGGCCCATGTGTGGGCTCTGTATGTCCATCAAGACATGAGCCTGGGTCTGGGGGCTTCAGGGGCCACAGGCTTTCGATTCTGGGTGGCTGTGGATGCAGAGGGCAGTGTGGTGGGCACGGTGGGTGtgtcagggattggggaaagtgGAGATGGGAAATTGGAGCTGAGGTCCCTAGCCGTGGGCCCAAAGCATCGGGGTCATGGGGTGGGCAGGGCCCTGTGCCAGGCTGTGCTGGCTTTTGCCCGTGACCATCCTGGCTGCCGGGTTGTGGTGCTGGACACACATATGCTCCATGGTCCTGCCCAGAGACTCGTCTCCAGCCTTGGCTTCCATCCAGGCCCTGCACGCCTGCAGCCTACACTTAGTGGATTCCTGGCTAACCTCCCTGTCATTCGCTACCACCATGCCCTGGCTGGCAACAGCACTGAAGAGGACAGCCCAGGGGGTGAGGACTGA